The following proteins are encoded in a genomic region of Brachypodium distachyon strain Bd21 chromosome 1, Brachypodium_distachyon_v3.0, whole genome shotgun sequence:
- the LOC100833032 gene encoding cell differentiation protein rcd1, with protein sequence MEKITSPLYMAPSTFSSSSSSSSKSLHLSRSPARGRRGGTKVVQEAKHEPMAIVGQLVRNIFNSDLREKALLELSKKTETVEDLALLLWHSRGIISELLREIVEIYPALSSPNLMQAASNRVCYALTLFQCVASHPETRTLFVNACIPQYLYPFLQTVDKSKPFEYLRLATLAVIGALVKDKDAEVINFLLGSGVISLCFNIMEIGDELSKTAATFIVEKVLLEDVGLDYFCETPKRFFDMGWALANMVESLTDRPSTKLLKHIISCYLRLTEIPSANARGTLHGFIPPVLRDRTFDNCLKDEPETRQRLKRLLEIVPKDNGPEKLSDLVAAAIRHKRRSI encoded by the exons ATGGAAAAGATTACATCCCCCCTCTACATGGCCCCCtccaccttctcctcctcctcctcctcctcctccaagtcTTTGCATTTGTCTCGTTCTCCGGCGAGAGGGAGAAGAGGTGGTACTAAGGTGGTGCAGGAGGCAAAGCACGAACCCATGGCAATTGTGGGGCAGTTGGTGCGAAATATCTTCAACTCAGATCTACGGGAGAAAGCCCTCCTTGAGCTCTCCAAG AAGACAGAGACGGTTGAGGATCTGGCTCTGCTGTTGTGGCACTCGAGAGGCATAATTTCCGAGCTGCTCCGG GAGATTGTAGAAATCTACCCTGCTCTTTCATCCCCAAATTTAATGCAGGCTGCATCGAATCGAGTCTGCTATGCACTCACACTTTTTCAG TGTGTTGCATCACACCCTGAGACTAGGACTCTGTTTGTAAATG CTTGTATTCCGCAGTACTTATACCCATTTCTGCAAACCGTCGACAAGTCCAAGCCTTTTGAGTACTTGCGGCTTGCCACTTTGGCCGTAATTGGTGCTCTTGTTAAG GATAAGGATGCCGAAGTTATCAATTTTCTGCTGGGATCAGGAGTCATTTCTTTGTGCTTCAATATCATGGAGATAGGCGACGAGCTTTCAAAAACT GCGGCTACTTTCATTGTTGAAAAGGTTCTGCTCGAAGATGTTGGGCTGGACTATTTTTGTGAGACTCCTAAGCGTTTCTTTGACATGGGTTGGGCTTTAGCAAACATGGTTGAATCACTGACTGACCGCCCTTCCACGAAGTTACTGAAGCACATTATCAGTTGTTACCTCAGGCTGACGGAGATTCCTAG TGCCAATGCCCGTGGAACGCTGCATGGTTTCATTCCTCCCGTGCTGAGGGACCGGACGTTTGATAACTGTCTCAAG GATGAACCTGAAACACGGCAGCGTCTCAAACGACTGCTGGAAATTGTCCCGAAAGATAACGGGCCAGAGAAATTGAGTGATCTCGTCGCCGCTGCAATTCGCCACAAGCGACGCTCCATCTAA
- the LOC100832271 gene encoding LOW QUALITY PROTEIN: uncharacterized protein LOC100832271 (The sequence of the model RefSeq protein was modified relative to this genomic sequence to represent the inferred CDS: inserted 1 base in 1 codon): protein MHHRLLRCRAMPLPPLPLKTPGVSGRRLFASLPPPPPLRFRREVHVWYXLPDELTDHSQLKIYAELLSPAERKYALSMNETTLQKDAMLSRALLRTTLSRYTDCKIDPRSFEFKKNKFGKPEIVWPPDDSIVERPLHFNISHTSSLIACGIAIHAHIGIDIEEKKRKTAKSILSLACRYFTPSEVDYLAEISDLDAQRKEFIKLWTLKEAYVKALGRDFSGAPFNRFSIVLGTSQGIQISKASKLCNDTHSGCDNLSENWQFTLAELNSSHYMAVCIEDDPRNLGSENCPVPVGLKVWKTIPFVEDTLVSGTEAVKLIA from the exons AtgcaccaccgcctcctccgctgccgcgcGATGCctctcccgccgctgccgctgaagACGCCGGGGGTTTCCGGCCGGCGCCTCTTCGCgtccctcccgccgccgccacctctccgGTTCCGGAG AGAGGTGCATGTTTGGT CTTTGCCTGACGAGTTGACTGATCACTCCCAACTGAAGATATATGCGGAACTCCTTTCTCCAGCTGAACGAAAGTATGCTTTGTCTATGAATGAAACAACATTGCAGAAAGACGCTATGTTGTCCCGTGCATTGTTGCGCACCACTCTCTCAAGAT ATACAGATTGTAAAATTGATCCAAGGTCATTTGAGTTTAAGAAGAACAAATTCGGCAAACCTGAG ATAGTGTGGCCACCTGATGATAGCATTGTGGAACGACCTTTGCATTTCAATATTTCACACACATCTTCTTTGATTGCCTGTGGCATTGCCATTCATGCTCAT ATTGGCATTGATATTGAAGAGAAGAAGCGGAAGACAGCCAAGAGTATTTTATCTCTTGCTTGCCGTTATTTTACCCCTTCTGAAGTTGACTATCTAGCTGAGATTTCTGATTTGGATGCTCAGCGGAAGGAATTCATAAAACTATGGACTCTTAAA GAAGCATATGTAAAGGCTCTTGGAAGGGATTTCTCAGGTGCTCCATTCAATAGGTTTTCAATCGTGTTGGGAACAAGTCAGGGAATTCAGATTTCTAAG GCATCAAAATTATGCAATGATACCCATTCTGGTTGTGATAATCTGTCTGAGAATTGGCAATTTACACTAGCCGAGCTGAATAGTTCTCACTACATGGCAGTCTGTATAGAGGACGATCCCAGAAATCTAG GTTCTGAAAATTGTCCTGTACCAGTAGGATTAAAAGTATGGAAGACCATACCGTTTGTAGAAGATACACTTGTCTCTGGAACAGAAGCGGTAAAACTTATTGCTTGA